From the Solibacillus sp. FSL R5-0449 genome, one window contains:
- a CDS encoding GNAT family N-acetyltransferase has translation MDTVDEKMTIKKANESDASQILAVMKDAEQSGYMLYAPDERNLAPASLSKLIQSINQSPTSGFFIAEHDDEILGYLLLKAETLSRTSHRAQIAVGVHSKSRGKGIGTALFDYVIQWAKESQLHRLELTVIEHNEQAVHLYKKMGFEVEGVKRNSLLIDGHYVNELYMSKLL, from the coding sequence ATGGATACAGTCGACGAAAAAATGACAATTAAAAAAGCGAATGAAAGTGATGCTTCACAAATACTCGCAGTGATGAAAGATGCGGAACAGTCGGGATATATGCTCTATGCACCTGATGAACGAAACTTGGCACCAGCTTCTTTGAGCAAGTTAATTCAATCCATAAACCAATCCCCTACATCTGGCTTCTTTATCGCAGAGCATGACGATGAAATATTAGGTTATCTCTTATTAAAAGCGGAAACGTTATCCCGTACTTCTCATAGGGCACAAATTGCTGTCGGGGTACATAGTAAAAGTCGTGGTAAAGGAATTGGTACTGCTTTGTTCGACTATGTGATTCAATGGGCCAAAGAGTCACAGCTCCACCGCCTGGAGTTAACGGTCATCGAGCATAATGAACAAGCTGTACACCTTTATAAGAAAATGGGGTTTGAAGTTGAAGGAGTGAAAAGAAATTCTTTATTAATCGACGGTCATTATGTTAATGAACTGTATATGTCAAAATTGCTTTAA
- a CDS encoding BCCT family transporter, giving the protein MKKVGIVFWSSFALVMLAVLVGVLAPQTLENVTKNIQNLLTYNFGWYYLLVVAIIIAFCVFLILSPVGAIRLGKPTDRPDYSNASWFAMLFSAGMGIGLVFWGAAEPLSHFAISSPQAPEGSQQALKDSFRYTFFHWGISAWAIYGVVALALAYSNFRKGAPGLISSTLFPLFGEKTKGPIGYTIDIIAVFATVIGVATTLGLGAQQINGGLSYLFDLPINFTVQLIIIVIVTVLFIISASTGLDKGIQILSNWNLYLAAALLVLTVFMGPTVAIMNDFTSGLGNYLQNFVQMSLRMEPGDAGSREWINGWTIFYWAWWMSWSPFVGIFIARISKGRTIREFLMGVILAPTLVSIFWFATFGTTAIETYLTKDEALVDLPTEQLLFGVFDQMPLGFILSIIALLLVAVFFITSADSATFVLGMQTTFGSMNPSFKIKLIWGILQAAIAASLLFSGGLTALQNAAIIVAFPFSFIILLMILSLYKSLMAERKKLGLYIRPKKQPPSNTHKKEG; this is encoded by the coding sequence ATGAAAAAAGTAGGCATTGTTTTTTGGAGCTCATTTGCATTAGTAATGCTGGCAGTACTAGTTGGTGTACTCGCTCCACAAACTTTAGAAAATGTCACCAAGAACATACAAAATTTACTTACTTATAATTTTGGCTGGTATTATTTATTAGTTGTCGCAATTATTATTGCATTTTGTGTTTTCCTCATATTGAGTCCTGTTGGAGCAATTCGTCTTGGTAAGCCGACTGACCGGCCGGACTACAGCAATGCATCGTGGTTTGCGATGCTATTTAGTGCGGGTATGGGGATTGGGTTAGTATTCTGGGGAGCAGCGGAACCGTTGTCACATTTCGCCATTAGTTCTCCACAGGCTCCAGAAGGTTCCCAGCAAGCATTGAAAGATTCATTTCGTTACACATTCTTCCATTGGGGAATTTCCGCTTGGGCCATCTATGGTGTAGTCGCTTTAGCACTCGCCTATTCTAATTTCCGTAAAGGAGCACCCGGTTTAATAAGTTCCACTCTTTTTCCTCTTTTTGGTGAAAAAACTAAGGGTCCTATCGGATATACAATTGATATTATCGCTGTCTTCGCTACCGTCATCGGTGTTGCAACAACACTCGGATTAGGTGCACAGCAAATAAATGGCGGTCTTTCCTATTTATTTGACCTTCCTATTAACTTTACTGTTCAATTAATCATCATTGTGATTGTTACGGTATTATTTATCATTTCTGCATCAACGGGTCTTGATAAAGGAATTCAGATTTTAAGTAATTGGAATCTCTATTTAGCAGCTGCCTTATTAGTTTTAACTGTATTTATGGGACCTACTGTTGCCATCATGAATGACTTTACGTCAGGTCTCGGGAATTATTTACAAAATTTCGTACAAATGAGTTTACGTATGGAACCCGGGGATGCGGGCAGCCGTGAGTGGATTAACGGATGGACGATTTTCTACTGGGCATGGTGGATGTCCTGGTCTCCATTTGTCGGCATATTCATTGCCCGTATATCAAAAGGCCGTACAATCCGTGAATTTTTAATGGGTGTGATTTTAGCACCGACACTTGTAAGTATTTTCTGGTTTGCGACGTTTGGTACGACAGCGATTGAGACATATTTGACAAAAGATGAAGCGCTTGTTGATTTACCGACAGAACAGCTTTTATTCGGTGTATTTGATCAGATGCCACTCGGCTTTATTTTATCGATTATCGCGCTCTTACTTGTCGCTGTATTCTTCATCACTTCAGCCGATTCTGCTACATTTGTATTGGGGATGCAAACAACATTCGGCTCGATGAATCCATCATTTAAAATAAAATTGATTTGGGGGATTCTACAGGCTGCAATTGCGGCAAGTTTATTATTCTCCGGCGGTCTGACCGCACTGCAGAATGCCGCGATTATTGTCGCCTTCCCATTCTCATTTATTATTTTACTTATGATACTTTCGCTCTATAAATCTTTAATGGCTGAGCGTAAGAAATTAGGTCTCTACATCCGACCCAAAAAACAGCCACCTTCAAATACGCACAAAAAGGAAGGATGA
- a CDS encoding MBL fold metallo-hydrolase, whose product MDKKMNYGDDYKFIPATSVHSGVSEEVLSDLYVHTIQIANIVFYSSPDQNGFVLIDAGMPKSAKEIIDVAEKRYGKTTKPDAIILTHGHFDHVGAIIELVDYWQVPVFAHKLELPYLTGLKDYPEPDPSVDNGLVAKMSPMFPNEAIDLGESVQELPPDETVPFMEGFKWIHTPGHSPGHVSLFREQDRALIAGDAFVTVKQESLYKVFTQEKEVNGPPKYLTPDWTAAFDSVKKLAALNPSVAITGHGVPMSGVELSEGLRKLVDNFDRIALPKNKK is encoded by the coding sequence TTGGATAAAAAAATGAATTACGGTGATGACTATAAATTTATACCTGCTACATCTGTTCATAGTGGTGTAAGTGAAGAGGTATTGTCCGATTTATACGTTCATACAATTCAAATTGCAAATATTGTTTTCTATAGCAGTCCGGATCAAAACGGGTTTGTATTAATTGATGCCGGGATGCCGAAGAGCGCCAAAGAAATAATAGATGTGGCGGAAAAAAGATATGGTAAAACAACAAAACCGGATGCCATTATTTTGACACACGGTCATTTTGATCATGTCGGAGCTATCATTGAACTTGTTGACTATTGGCAGGTACCGGTTTTCGCGCATAAGCTGGAACTGCCTTATTTAACAGGCTTAAAAGATTATCCAGAGCCTGATCCAAGTGTTGACAACGGGTTAGTTGCCAAAATGTCGCCGATGTTTCCGAATGAAGCAATCGACTTAGGAGAATCTGTCCAGGAGCTTCCACCTGATGAAACTGTACCTTTCATGGAAGGATTTAAGTGGATTCATACACCGGGTCATTCACCTGGCCATGTTTCGTTATTTAGAGAGCAAGATAGAGCACTTATTGCAGGGGATGCATTTGTTACAGTCAAACAGGAATCTTTATATAAAGTATTTACTCAGGAAAAAGAAGTGAACGGACCACCGAAGTATTTGACGCCGGACTGGACCGCCGCGTTTGATTCGGTAAAAAAGCTCGCGGCCTTAAATCCTTCTGTAGCGATTACAGGACATGGGGTGCCAATGAGCGGAGTTGAGCTAAGCGAGGGACTGCGTAAACTCGTCGATAATTTTGATCGAATCGCATTGCCAAAAAATAAGAAATAG
- a CDS encoding amidohydrolase family protein, giving the protein MKLLKNGFVVNMETGDFTRQDVYIENNKIVKVAPNLQLDHVEVMDCTDKWLIPGLIDMHVHIKKHFANYFTAAGITTVRNTAGSIIELKPFIDANGSEMEPRVISADRMIDGPPGLWGDDTAYNINVDNADLARQEVARQIELGTHFIKVYGWLDPEYMKVVVEEARKHNLEVSSDIIYSKKVDALLAADIGIDWLEHCSGIIQAMYPQWTMDAPKEIWDTIPWDQPDEELITNICKQLLKKDIKLCPTIVLYDQMRLADQYWTINHEIVDHMENSDYLFKHWPQAAHAKQGQATLGIQTKTIQKIAYTYYKMGGTVVTGTDTPAGIYTYPGFALHRELQLFVDAGFTPVEALQQATINAAKALKIADLGDIKEGFIADLLVLNENPLIHIENTMKIDQIVKDGEMYTIPELLGNIPTEQEMNDYISELIKTFEQQGLYAGN; this is encoded by the coding sequence ATGAAACTATTAAAAAACGGTTTTGTAGTAAATATGGAAACAGGGGATTTTACGAGACAGGATGTGTATATTGAAAATAATAAAATAGTAAAAGTAGCACCTAATCTTCAATTGGATCATGTTGAAGTAATGGATTGTACGGATAAATGGCTAATTCCGGGATTGATTGATATGCATGTCCATATCAAAAAGCACTTTGCCAACTACTTTACAGCAGCGGGTATTACAACGGTTCGCAATACTGCGGGGAGCATTATTGAACTAAAACCATTTATTGATGCGAATGGAAGCGAAATGGAACCGCGTGTTATTTCAGCAGATCGTATGATTGATGGTCCGCCGGGCTTGTGGGGAGATGATACGGCCTATAATATCAATGTCGATAATGCAGATCTTGCAAGACAGGAAGTAGCGCGGCAAATAGAACTGGGTACACATTTTATTAAAGTTTACGGCTGGCTTGATCCTGAATATATGAAAGTAGTAGTAGAAGAAGCGCGCAAACATAATCTAGAAGTAAGCAGTGATATTATCTATTCCAAAAAAGTGGATGCACTTCTTGCAGCGGATATAGGGATTGATTGGCTGGAACATTGCTCCGGTATTATTCAAGCGATGTACCCGCAGTGGACAATGGATGCACCGAAAGAAATCTGGGATACAATTCCGTGGGATCAGCCTGATGAGGAGTTGATAACAAACATATGTAAACAATTGTTGAAAAAAGATATAAAGCTTTGTCCGACAATCGTATTATACGATCAGATGCGATTAGCAGACCAATATTGGACAATTAATCATGAAATTGTTGATCATATGGAGAACAGTGACTACTTATTTAAACACTGGCCACAAGCTGCACATGCAAAACAAGGCCAGGCTACGTTAGGTATTCAAACGAAAACCATTCAAAAAATCGCTTATACCTATTATAAAATGGGTGGGACTGTCGTGACAGGCACAGATACGCCCGCAGGAATCTATACATATCCGGGCTTTGCATTGCACCGTGAGCTTCAGCTTTTTGTTGATGCCGGATTTACACCAGTAGAGGCACTTCAGCAAGCTACCATTAATGCAGCGAAAGCTTTGAAAATAGCGGACTTAGGCGATATAAAAGAAGGTTTTATAGCGGACTTATTAGTATTGAATGAAAATCCCCTTATCCATATAGAAAATACAATGAAAATTGATCAGATAGTCAAGGATGGGGAAATGTATACAATCCCTGAGCTGCTTGGAAATATCCCGACCGAGCAAGAAATGAATGATTATATAAGTGAATTGATTAAAACGTTCGAACAGCAAGGATTATATGCAGGAAATTAA
- a CDS encoding GerAB/ArcD/ProY family transporter: MTIQLTKVQLFLLMFVMQTGFVYTSFQNMVIEHSKRDATIQFLVVAVIFFLQLLFFERMHKYFFLNKFTKALYLIYWTSYIVVFVVYITYVLTTWVFPNTPESVLIAIFLSVCLYASISRPETAINIGVVLIPMLLLFLFFMFLTVPSLHVTNLLPFFYDRSNTWWMGFVFSTYAFGGAEMYIVLRKYLSKSVKVSKKMLTVYFTALTSFYLLSITFTLMFFSLDEIKLIPEPILYILHSAEVTFIKRLDLFFVYIWLSWCLVTIVNYVLVIRVVYFENKIKYPKIKLLIFFIVVGGIADFLIRFSVLEFFKHNLVYGNIAFTFLLPILIILFNKVRGRTVSDSAKSS, translated from the coding sequence ATGACAATCCAGTTAACAAAGGTGCAATTATTTCTATTAATGTTTGTAATGCAAACTGGATTTGTCTATACATCATTTCAAAATATGGTTATTGAACATAGCAAACGTGATGCTACGATTCAGTTTCTTGTTGTGGCGGTCATTTTTTTCCTGCAGTTATTGTTTTTTGAACGTATGCACAAATACTTTTTCTTGAATAAGTTTACAAAAGCATTGTACCTCATTTACTGGACAAGCTATATTGTTGTGTTTGTCGTCTACATTACGTATGTTTTAACGACTTGGGTTTTTCCAAACACACCAGAAAGTGTTCTGATTGCAATATTTTTATCCGTTTGCCTGTATGCAAGTATTAGCAGGCCAGAAACAGCAATCAATATTGGTGTCGTTTTAATTCCGATGTTATTACTTTTTTTATTTTTTATGTTTTTAACTGTGCCCAGTTTGCATGTGACAAATTTGCTGCCTTTTTTTTATGATCGATCTAACACATGGTGGATGGGATTTGTTTTTAGTACGTATGCATTTGGCGGGGCAGAGATGTATATTGTTCTGCGCAAATATTTATCTAAAAGTGTAAAAGTTTCAAAAAAAATGCTGACGGTTTATTTTACAGCATTAACAAGTTTTTACTTACTATCAATTACATTTACATTGATGTTTTTTTCTTTAGATGAAATAAAACTTATTCCAGAACCAATTTTGTATATATTACATTCGGCGGAAGTAACATTCATAAAAAGGCTCGATCTATTTTTTGTATATATTTGGCTTTCGTGGTGTTTAGTTACAATCGTCAATTATGTGCTTGTGATAAGAGTTGTTTATTTTGAAAACAAAATTAAATATCCGAAAATAAAACTGCTTATATTTTTTATCGTTGTTGGCGGTATAGCGGATTTCCTTATACGATTTTCAGTGCTGGAATTTTTCAAACATAATTTAGTATATGGAAATATTGCTTTTACTTTTTTATTGCCCATTCTCATCATACTTTTCAACAAGGTAAGGGGGCGGACTGTATCCGATTCGGCAAAATCTTCTTAA
- a CDS encoding ring-cleaving dioxygenase, translating to MKKRTSGIHHITAIVGHPQENVDFYAGVLGLRLVKKTVNFDDPGTYHLYFGNEGGEPGTIITFFPWPAAYKGSIGDGQVGVTTYVVPVGALGFWKDRLTKFNILYNEVSRFGESYLRFDDPHGLHLEIVERDGGSPNGWTFGGIPADVAIKGFGGAILYSSQPEETIRTLVDVMGLEEIGREGDFVRLKATASIGNIVDVKMTVGNRGTMGVGTVHHIAWRANDDQDHKEWQQYAMDKGQHVTDIKDRNYFNAIYFRETGEILFEIATDPPGFAHDETPETMGEQLKLPVQYEDYRERLENSLFPIKVRALE from the coding sequence ATGAAAAAACGTACATCGGGTATTCATCACATTACAGCAATCGTCGGTCATCCTCAGGAAAATGTCGATTTCTATGCGGGCGTTCTTGGATTACGTCTTGTAAAGAAAACAGTCAATTTTGATGACCCAGGAACATATCATTTATATTTCGGGAATGAAGGCGGAGAGCCGGGAACAATTATTACTTTCTTCCCTTGGCCTGCAGCATATAAAGGCAGCATCGGCGACGGTCAGGTTGGCGTGACGACATATGTTGTACCAGTGGGAGCATTGGGTTTCTGGAAAGATCGCTTAACAAAATTCAATATATTATATAATGAAGTAAGTAGATTTGGAGAGAGCTATTTACGTTTTGATGATCCACATGGTCTGCATCTCGAAATTGTCGAACGTGATGGAGGTTCTCCAAATGGCTGGACGTTTGGAGGAATACCTGCTGATGTCGCAATTAAAGGATTTGGCGGGGCAATTTTATATTCATCACAGCCGGAAGAAACAATCCGTACATTAGTTGACGTGATGGGACTTGAAGAGATTGGCCGCGAAGGAGATTTTGTGCGACTAAAAGCAACAGCATCTATCGGCAATATCGTGGACGTCAAAATGACAGTCGGTAATCGCGGAACGATGGGGGTAGGAACGGTACATCATATTGCATGGCGTGCTAATGATGATCAAGACCATAAAGAATGGCAGCAATACGCGATGGATAAAGGTCAGCATGTAACGGACATTAAAGACCGTAATTACTTCAATGCCATCTATTTCCGTGAGACAGGAGAAATTTTATTTGAAATTGCGACAGATCCACCAGGATTTGCACATGATGAAACGCCTGAAACAATGGGCGAGCAGCTAAAGTTGCCGGTACAATATGAAGACTACCGTGAACGATTGGAAAACTCACTGTTTCCGATTAAGGTTAGAGCGCTAGAGTAA
- a CDS encoding spore germination protein yields MTQTIDIKQEIKRLNKQFLHSSDFIAKEIQLGREENVILCYYSSLVNKTDVEQNLVNLKKLSESSSQNNQNSKQNSNQSVINEPEKNSENNQDSSTQNQQLANEETITITTEKYDEQKLVDYVCNGETLIILLQSKQMIRLQNAEFAHKSPEEPENEQVLRGSHEGLVENLDVNIQLIRKRIKNNKLVVKTIQLGNETRTTVYYFYVENVVDSEALKIVENRLNAIDIDMLYSTGQLEEYLDDQVWSPFPQLLLTERPDRVVANILEGKIAVMSDLSNNAIIGPVTFFSFYQTPDDFNSRVIVGTFYRLTRLFGFVSAIFLPAFYIAIVSFHFEVLPLELANKVKSDINQIPYRPLIEAMIMEITIELIREASVRLPKSIGQTIGIVGGLVIGDAIVSAGLVSNLMVIVVAFTAISSFVVPSIELNTTIRTLRFPFMFLASLFGFFGIVIGTFLLVIHLLNLSSLKRPYFSPIIPFDPVAMRKVFFRGPYYGANRQARSFKSKRNDRE; encoded by the coding sequence TTGACACAAACTATTGATATAAAGCAGGAAATTAAACGACTTAATAAGCAATTCCTCCATTCTTCAGACTTTATTGCAAAAGAAATTCAACTTGGACGAGAAGAAAATGTCATTTTATGCTACTATTCATCGCTTGTGAATAAAACCGATGTAGAACAGAACCTTGTAAATCTGAAAAAGTTGAGTGAATCCTCATCACAGAATAACCAAAATTCAAAGCAGAACTCTAATCAATCTGTTATAAATGAACCAGAAAAAAATAGTGAAAATAATCAGGATTCTAGTACGCAAAATCAACAGTTAGCTAATGAGGAAACTATCACAATTACTACAGAAAAATATGATGAGCAAAAACTTGTTGATTATGTATGTAATGGTGAGACTTTAATTATTCTATTACAGTCTAAACAGATGATTCGATTACAAAATGCGGAATTTGCACATAAATCACCTGAAGAACCTGAAAATGAACAAGTGTTGAGAGGTTCGCATGAAGGTTTGGTTGAAAATTTGGATGTAAATATTCAACTGATCCGAAAACGGATTAAGAACAATAAACTCGTTGTTAAAACAATTCAACTTGGAAATGAAACAAGAACAACGGTTTATTACTTTTATGTAGAAAATGTGGTGGACAGTGAGGCACTTAAAATCGTAGAGAATCGCTTGAATGCAATCGATATTGATATGTTATACAGCACGGGTCAGTTAGAGGAATATTTAGATGACCAAGTATGGTCCCCGTTTCCACAACTTTTGCTTACAGAACGTCCAGACCGTGTAGTAGCAAATATTTTGGAAGGTAAAATAGCGGTAATGAGTGATTTGTCGAATAACGCAATCATTGGGCCGGTTACATTTTTTTCGTTCTATCAAACTCCGGATGATTTCAACTCCCGTGTAATCGTCGGCACATTTTACCGGTTGACACGATTGTTCGGTTTCGTATCCGCTATTTTTTTGCCAGCTTTTTATATTGCGATTGTAAGTTTTCATTTTGAAGTGCTCCCGCTAGAACTTGCAAATAAGGTGAAATCGGATATAAACCAGATTCCATACAGACCACTTATTGAAGCGATGATCATGGAAATAACGATTGAATTGATTCGTGAAGCCAGTGTCCGCCTGCCGAAGTCAATTGGACAGACAATTGGTATTGTTGGAGGTCTTGTAATTGGTGATGCCATTGTAAGTGCGGGGCTCGTATCAAATTTAATGGTAATTGTTGTAGCGTTTACAGCGATATCGAGCTTTGTAGTACCTTCAATTGAACTTAATACGACGATACGGACGCTTCGTTTCCCGTTCATGTTCTTAGCATCGCTATTTGGATTTTTCGGAATTGTAATTGGCACATTTTTATTAGTTATTCATTTATTAAATTTGAGTTCATTAAAACGTCCTTATTTTTCACCGATTATCCCATTTGATCCAGTAGCAATGCGAAAGGTTTTCTTCCGTGGTCCATATTATGGAGCGAACAGACAGGCTCGAAGCTTTAAATCGAAAAGGAATGATCGAGAATGA
- a CDS encoding DUF2243 domain-containing protein, with protein sequence MKNNNEIEVSRRNMWSGILFGVGLIAFIDETVFHQLLRWHHFYDKSTTDIGLISDGIFHAFSWFATIAGLFLFADLRRRNGLIFQRWLGGVLLGIGVFQLYDGIIQHKWMRIHQIRYVDNVIVYDIVWNVGALIILLIGIFLLFRTSKNSTLKEKNANE encoded by the coding sequence ATGAAAAATAACAACGAGATAGAAGTTTCGCGCCGGAACATGTGGTCAGGCATCTTGTTTGGCGTCGGTCTGATTGCTTTTATTGACGAAACTGTTTTCCATCAGCTGTTAAGGTGGCATCATTTCTACGACAAATCGACAACGGATATCGGGTTAATTTCCGATGGTATTTTTCATGCTTTTAGCTGGTTTGCTACAATAGCAGGATTGTTTTTATTTGCGGATCTGCGTCGGAGAAATGGCCTGATCTTTCAACGCTGGCTTGGTGGCGTATTATTAGGAATTGGTGTATTTCAATTGTATGACGGCATCATTCAACATAAATGGATGCGAATTCACCAAATCCGGTACGTTGACAATGTCATTGTATACGATATTGTATGGAATGTCGGTGCACTAATCATTTTACTCATCGGAATTTTTCTATTATTCCGCACATCAAAAAACAGTACTCTAAAAGAGAAGAATGCAAATGAATAG
- a CDS encoding cytochrome c oxidase assembly protein: MNHSVSGINPQLLLGFFFIFLLVAYITAVIITNQRYKKWPIFRTVCWTIGMVVALVAVVGPLANSAHSNFTAHMVSHLLLSMVAPIFMAVAKPVTLTLRTANTTFARKLTSILKSRLLQFVSHPITAAILNVGGLWLLYTTNLFVLMHENALFALFVHLHFFIAGYVFTISIIYFDPVYHQYSYRFRAAVLIIAIAGHDILSKYMYANPPAGISQQEAEMGSMVMYYAGDWIEVALIIIFCWQWYKFTKPRKNNTVDFDRDQATLYGK; the protein is encoded by the coding sequence ATGAACCATTCAGTATCTGGAATAAATCCTCAATTATTGCTCGGGTTTTTCTTCATATTTTTGCTGGTAGCCTATATAACAGCTGTCATCATAACAAATCAGCGATATAAAAAATGGCCCATTTTCCGTACCGTTTGTTGGACAATCGGTATGGTTGTTGCACTTGTAGCAGTTGTCGGTCCGTTGGCAAACAGTGCACATTCCAACTTTACAGCACATATGGTGAGCCACTTACTATTAAGTATGGTTGCACCAATTTTTATGGCAGTTGCCAAACCGGTGACTTTGACGCTCAGAACTGCAAACACAACGTTCGCACGCAAGCTGACTTCCATTTTAAAAAGTCGCTTGCTACAATTCGTTTCGCATCCGATTACTGCCGCAATTTTAAATGTAGGAGGACTTTGGTTATTATACACAACGAATTTGTTTGTTTTAATGCATGAAAATGCGCTATTTGCTTTGTTTGTACATTTGCATTTTTTCATCGCAGGGTATGTGTTTACAATTTCCATTATTTATTTCGATCCGGTCTACCATCAATATTCTTACCGATTCCGTGCGGCAGTTTTAATCATCGCAATCGCCGGGCACGATATATTGTCGAAGTATATGTACGCCAATCCACCAGCGGGAATTTCGCAGCAAGAGGCGGAAATGGGAAGCATGGTCATGTATTATGCAGGGGATTGGATTGAAGTAGCGCTCATTATTATTTTCTGCTGGCAATGGTATAAATTCACGAAGCCACGCAAAAACAATACAGTAGATTTTGATAGGGACCAGGCAACTTTGTATGGGAAATAA
- a CDS encoding Ger(x)C family spore germination protein has protein sequence MAGCWDERLYKNSSVVSLTGFEGEIGKLTAYYAYPEATTTEMKTVIITGEGVSPRDVRQDAELKVEQTLDLSVLATILISEKTAEHDIYKFWDGYFRDAHSPVTSKLAIVQGDLKPFFEVSEDKQSTAGDFYDRFITSLEDNSMVIPYTLQTASSVIFENAQDLALPYFKMGEEKNPKAEGIALFSGRSFTGKTLSIDEAVLLNILNNSLGFATRISYLYEDSPLTVRLNKLKRKFEISENKIDIPLKLEFILSEFPDDNLDDTNTRLELEKFLEDEIEKDMKEVIKKLQEAKCDAIGIGRQVRAFHPKWFNEDWGEHFSTLDISPKVDVEIVKTGILE, from the coding sequence CTGGCAGGCTGTTGGGATGAGAGGCTTTATAAAAATTCCTCTGTTGTATCTTTAACAGGTTTTGAAGGGGAGATAGGGAAATTAACTGCCTATTATGCCTATCCGGAAGCTACAACTACCGAAATGAAAACCGTTATTATTACAGGTGAGGGTGTTTCACCACGTGACGTTCGTCAGGATGCAGAACTGAAAGTCGAACAAACATTGGATTTATCTGTTTTAGCAACGATTTTAATTTCTGAAAAGACTGCAGAACATGATATTTATAAATTTTGGGATGGTTATTTTCGTGATGCGCATAGTCCGGTAACTTCTAAATTAGCCATTGTACAAGGAGATTTGAAGCCATTTTTTGAAGTAAGTGAAGATAAGCAAAGTACGGCAGGGGATTTTTATGATCGCTTTATTACAAGCTTGGAAGATAATTCAATGGTAATCCCTTACACATTGCAGACAGCATCTTCTGTCATTTTTGAAAATGCTCAAGACCTGGCATTGCCTTATTTTAAAATGGGAGAAGAGAAAAATCCTAAGGCAGAAGGAATCGCACTCTTTTCCGGGCGCTCTTTCACTGGAAAAACATTGTCAATAGATGAAGCGGTTTTATTAAATATATTAAATAATTCCCTTGGATTTGCTACAAGGATTTCCTACTTATATGAAGACAGTCCATTAACAGTAAGACTTAATAAATTAAAACGTAAATTTGAAATTTCAGAAAATAAAATTGATATTCCTCTAAAACTGGAGTTTATTCTTTCTGAATTTCCAGACGATAACTTAGATGATACAAACACGAGATTAGAGCTTGAAAAATTTTTGGAAGATGAAATCGAAAAGGATATGAAGGAAGTAATCAAAAAATTACAGGAGGCAAAGTGCGATGCAATCGGAATTGGACGACAGGTAAGAGCATTTCATCCGAAATGGTTTAATGAAGATTGGGGTGAACATTTTTCAACGTTGGATATTTCCCCAAAAGTAGATGTAGAAATAGTTAAAACGGGTATATTGGAATAA